The genomic region ctggtgcaacttgaggccatttcctcttgccctatcacttgttactaggggaaaagagaccgacccccacatcactacaacctcctttcaggtagttgtagggagcaataaggtctcccctcagcctccttttctctagacttaacaaccccagttccctcagcctctcctcctaagacttgtgctctagtCCCTTCACAAGCTTCATTGTTCTTCTTTGGATGTGCTCCAGAaactcagtgtctttcttgtagtgaggggcccaaaactgaacacagtatttgaggtgcggcctcaccagtgccaagtacaaaGGGACAATCACTTTCCCTAGTCCATCACCCTCCCCTCCAAGAGACACATTTTCAGGTCTCTTGCTGTAGACAGACACTCTTGCTGCTCTCTACCTACCAGTCCCCCCAGAGCTTGAACACCCCATAACACAGCTCcactgccagggaggggagagcccCTCTTCTTTCACACCAGTGAACATTTCCCCAAGCCTCATGAGGGCTAAGGAAGCCGATCTCAATCTTGCCCCAAGAAGAAAGGTGCAAGACTGGAGTTTCAGTGAACTACATACACCACAGTGTTTATTAACTTCAGATTAGTGTGATAGGCACAACGCTGCATCCACGGGATATCTCCCCACACTCTAAGCTTGTTCCTTCAGCTTCTTcagcagctccctcagctgctcgATCTGGGCAGTCACGCTGCTCTTGGCAGTACCACCCATGGCTGTGTACTGCTCCACGCTGTTGACAACGTTGAAGACCTGGGAGACGTCACTGCCGAACAGCGGGCTGGGGAGGCAAAGAGAAGAGGGGTCAGTGGAGAGCGCTGGCTGCTGTTGGCTGGCTTTACTGCCTGCAGAGAGGGCGAGGGAGTGGAGACGGAGCCTTTTTCCAAGGGGAAAgacctcctgcagccctgcttcTGCACTTCTCGTGCCTGACAGTGGCTGCTTGTGGCAGACCAAAGAGTCAGCTCCAAGGAGAGAATGGGGAAGTTTGGAGCCAAACTCCTCGGAGGGCTGCTGCCTCCAGGTGAGGGCATGAGtttctcccagtccctcccaaGAGCTGCTGCCCATGCCCCACTGGAGCTGAAAGGTACTGATGTTGTCCCCCTTTGGTATTTTCAGGCCCAGCAGTAGCAGCATTGATATTCAGGCCAGGAGGACTTTGGGGTGATGTCTTGCCCAGGCATTTTGGGGAAGAGCACTATGAGGAGGCCCATATGCAGGGAGGCTAATATGTGCCTGATGAGGGGAGTCATGGCAAAATAATAGCGATACAAACCTGATGCTCTTCAGGTCATCCAGGCTGAGATTATTGATGGTGATGCCTTTAGACTCAGCGAGGTGGACGGCCTTCCCAGAGGCAGTGTGGGCTTGTCTGAATGGCATCTGCAGTGAGAAGCAGAGGCCGCAGTCAGTGACCAGGCAACTGGggtgtttttcaaaggaaatattgGATGTGCTGTCTTTTTTGATTGGCTTGATTTCACTTAGGGCAATGGAATCTGAATCCGGGTTTTCTGGGGTGTGAAGAGGGGAGGCGTTAGGAGGTAAAATTCCACCTGTAAATTACTATCAAGTCCACCCGGCAGCAGTTCCACTACTTGGGATACATGTAAAGAATGGGTTTCCAGCTTTCGTGTTTGTTGACCCAGACTGATCATCACCTGGGGACAGAACAGAAGGCCTCATCTCAGGCCCTCACTGAGCAGTATTCTGCATCCAAAGAAATCGCACCTCCAAGTCTACCTCTGATACTTACTCCTTTATGAACCAAGTAGAGAGCCAGGTCAGATGACAGGATCTCAGGGCTCAGTGCCTTCTCCATGTTCTCCTTGTTGATCTGCAGGAGAGTCAGAGGGTGACATTATTATCAGCTCCTCCATGGGAACATGTTAGTGGTCACGGTGAGGGGACTTCATCTGGAAGGGACCTGGCTCTAAAAGGACCCTCTGACCCCCTGAGCAGCTGACAGTGGGGGCCATAATGAGCAGTATGGGTGAGGCATTGAGGAGCCTTCATCTTAGGACCAGTCTAGAGCTCTTTTACCTGTGTTACTCCCAGAATGCGTGCCCCAACCATGTTCAGTAGTGAGAGGCTGAAGCCTTACCTGGAGGGTAGAAATCACTCCAGTGGCAACCTGGAGCACAGCATTCAAGGTGTCCACGACATCAAAGACGGCCTCCTTGTCTTCCTGCATTAGAACAGGGGTGGAAATTGCTGTAAGTCAACCTGAGGCAGCCCAAAAACCCAAGAGCCTGAGCAGCCTAGCCAGCAGAGCAGGCCTGTCATCCCAGGGGCTTGTGCTAGGGGCCAGGCTGTCAACTGCAGCGTGCCGTGCCTCAGCCCCTTTCTCAGCATCCTGCACACAAGCAGGGTCTGTGCAGGGAAATGGAGTGGCAAGACTGCTCAGGAGCAGAAGACGGCCGTGTCTGCTCAGAGAGATGGTGCGAAAACTAACATCTGTTTACCTGCAGATCCTTGTTGTAGGTGCTTGGAAGTCCTTTGAGAACCATGAGAATAGCAGCCaactgcagagagaaacaggTGAGGCAGTGAGTTGTAAGAAGAGAAGCGCATTGCCCCCAGCAGAGGTTAAGAGCCTAGACTGGGCACAGTTCTTCACACAGAGGCAAGAAGAAGGAAGATTCTTCAGCCCTGGTTTGAGCAGTTTCCCCATCCCGCTTCTTTCTTTAGCAGGCTCACCCGTCCAAACACTCGTCCAGCTTTGCTGCGGATCAGTTCCAGACTGTCGGGGTTCTTCTTCTGAGGCATcatgctgctgccagtgctgaAGGAAAGGTGTGTGCAGTGTAATGGTGAGCAAGACCCCAGTCCCTACAGACACAGGCTAAGACAGGTCATGTGGCACACTGGCCCAGCCCTCCAAAACCACCACGTAGGTCCCCTTCCCTGGACACTTTTCTAGGGTGTAGGAAAGCAGTGCACTAACCGAGTTTCTCATGTTTCCCACAGCAAAGCCTTTGGGTTTGCAGTCTTGTCTGGAGCTACCATGCGGTCCCACCTCTcaaagaggaagcaaaaaggAGGCTTGCCCCCAAGCCCTCCAGAGGTGGTATCAGCAGGCCAGCCTAAGTGTTGCTGTGACCTCAGAGAGGGTGGGAGGGCTGTGGTTGTGCTGCCCTGAGAGACAGGAAATGTGTTAGGATTGCAAACCCAGCCAGTGAAGGAAGGGCTTTGGCAGGCAAtcccagcagaggaggaagTTCTCTGTGCCAGCAGTTGCTGGGGAGGAGTGTGTGCTGAATGCAGCCTTGGTTGAGTTACCAGAATCAGAAATAAGTGATCATTACTGCGGAATATTCACCCTATGGCTGCCTTTCTGCCAGCCATTTAATGCTGTGGCAGCCTTGTGCAGCAGGGAGACCCCAACCACTGTCTCAGTCTCTCAGGTCAGGATAGCTGAGAAGAATTACTCCCCAGAGGCCAGAGACCTACCAGTAGGTATCAGAGAGGGTTAGAAAGCCAAACTCGCTGGTACTGTAGATGATGAGATCTTCAGCCATCTTGCTAAGGTGGATCATCAGCAGGGTGGCAACAGAGAGGAATTCCACtgcagagaaggcaggaaaTCAGTGTAAAATCAGGGTGAAAAAGGTGCTTGTTTGCTTGACAACCCAGGGAGCCCTGACTGGAGCTTTGGAGTTACTTCCTAGTGAGGGATTTCAGTCCCCTTGTTAAAGGAGCTTAACTGGGAAGGTCTCAGAAGCCTGTTTCTAAAATAGTGGTGGGAAGATGTGATTGGGTTGTGCTTACCCACAAAGTCTCTCTCGCTAACGGCATCCATGCTGTTCAGGCTGATGGAAGCAAAGTCCAGCTCTGTAAGGAAGGTGATGGACAGAGGAGGTCAGGCTTGGCATATCTGGAGCTTGAATGCATCAGGCTACCCAAGCATGCAGGTGACTGTGAGCCCTTGTGTAGTCCCAGGAACACAAACATGCTTAAGTGTTATACTGACTGGTGTCTTTATTATTAGCCCCAGGCAGTCAGTGTGCAGCAGAGGTGGCTCTTTCTGCTTCAACTTCACAGGCATTGCCTGTCTCGTTGCAGTGAAAAGCCTTATGAAAGAAAGGCTTTGGCTCAGGACAGTGCATTACGGTGCCAGTGGGACCACTATATCaatgcttccctccctcctagATATTACAAGTAGACTTGTGCCACTCAATTATAGGGAGACATTTACCACTACGCAGAAGCTCTCTATCAATTTCCAG from Aquila chrysaetos chrysaetos chromosome 10, bAquChr1.4, whole genome shotgun sequence harbors:
- the LOC115347139 gene encoding argininosuccinate lyase, with the translated sequence MAAEGDKMLGGRFVGSTDPVMEMLSSSITCDQRLSEVDVQGSMAYAKALEKAGILSKTELEKILSGLEKISEEWSKGVFVVTQSDEDIHTANERRLKELIGDIAGKLHTGRSRNDQVVTDLKLFMKNSLSVISTHLLQLIKTLVERAAIEIDVILPGYTHLQKAQPIRWSQFLLSHAVALTRDSERLGEIKKRINVLPLGSGALAGNPLEIDRELLRSELDFASISLNSMDAVSERDFVVEFLSVATLLMIHLSKMAEDLIIYSTSEFGFLTLSDTYCTGSSMMPQKKNPDSLELIRSKAGRVFGRLAAILMVLKGLPSTYNKDLQEDKEAVFDVVDTLNAVLQVATGVISTLQINKENMEKALSPEILSSDLALYLVHKGMPFRQAHTASGKAVHLAESKGITINNLSLDDLKSISPLFGSDVSQVFNVVNSVEQYTAMGGTAKSSVTAQIEQLRELLKKLKEQA